One Sulfolobus sp. S-194 DNA segment encodes these proteins:
- a CDS encoding Rieske 2Fe-2S domain-containing protein, with protein sequence MKDKIIIKRDDFIFAKKLLWKMRNKNSKFDTKEFIKKGRDYLYNYAEQNVGPLDPSKRAFLKGLLIGIGVFAVASAIPLINSLNPQEIYLKSFPWMIIVDSNGNPIEASKIPVNDPAILLFEYPMLGDITFLINMGDENNNPVAVPPTEVLIPETGKTYHFPGGVGPYKSIVAYSAICQHLGCVPPEIHFYPPQYFKVGGATPNYIPPDAYQAAQAANAISIIHCDCHGSTYDPWHGAAVLTGPTVRPLPYVELYWDSSTDYLYAVGMNLHAPPIMDHSSDLEGVAYLDGYDEKTGCPKLLLKKGQSVTNCYTTLEDFGNTFQGGSS encoded by the coding sequence ATGAAGGACAAAATCATCATAAAAAGAGACGACTTTATATTTGCCAAGAAACTTTTATGGAAAATGAGGAATAAAAACTCAAAGTTTGATACAAAAGAATTTATAAAGAAAGGAAGGGATTACTTATATAATTATGCTGAACAGAATGTAGGTCCATTAGATCCTTCAAAGAGAGCATTTCTTAAAGGTTTGCTTATTGGTATTGGTGTTTTTGCTGTGGCTTCAGCAATTCCCTTAATCAATTCCCTTAATCCGCAAGAAATATACTTGAAGTCTTTTCCATGGATGATTATTGTGGATTCTAATGGAAATCCAATAGAAGCATCTAAAATACCAGTTAACGATCCAGCAATCTTACTTTTTGAATATCCTATGCTTGGTGATATAACTTTTCTAATTAACATGGGTGATGAAAATAACAATCCTGTAGCAGTACCCCCAACAGAAGTTCTTATTCCAGAGACCGGTAAAACTTATCATTTCCCAGGCGGAGTAGGACCATATAAGTCAATAGTTGCATATAGTGCGATTTGTCAACATTTAGGATGTGTACCACCAGAAATTCACTTTTACCCTCCACAGTACTTTAAAGTTGGAGGTGCAACTCCCAACTATATTCCACCAGATGCTTATCAGGCTGCACAAGCTGCTAATGCCATAAGTATTATACATTGTGATTGTCACGGATCAACTTATGATCCATGGCATGGGGCTGCTGTACTTACTGGGCCTACAGTAAGGCCTCTTCCTTATGTTGAATTATACTGGGATTCCAGTACCGATTACTTATATGCTGTTGGGATGAATCTTCATGCACCACCCATAATGGATCATTCCTCTGATTTAGAAGGGGTCGCATACCTAGATGGATATGATGAAAAAACTGGTTGTCCTAAATTATTATTAAAGAAAGGTCAAAGTGTAACAAATTGTTACACTACTTTGGAAGATTTTGGTAATACTTTTCAAGGTGGTTCCTCATGA
- the soxA gene encoding proton pump complex quinol oxidase subunit SoxA — protein sequence MSFIKEHAELVWFVIMLTLVAIFSGWNIYGVTHGTSTSYRYGLPCFSGLPQQAQQAVLYFDSHPPSGQPYEVINGILVVNMTITQQNGFVPNLIITNTSEPVVIILNSPQVITGFYLRLPDGVVQVNAVPGTPSYIYFVTPSAPGNFTWRDSEYSAYNFSYFNGTLEVI from the coding sequence ATGAGCTTTATCAAAGAGCATGCAGAATTAGTATGGTTTGTAATAATGTTAACATTAGTAGCAATTTTTAGCGGATGGAACATATATGGAGTAACGCATGGAACGAGTACAAGTTATAGATATGGATTGCCTTGTTTTTCTGGTTTACCACAACAAGCACAGCAAGCAGTACTATATTTTGATTCTCATCCTCCATCTGGACAACCATATGAAGTTATTAACGGAATATTAGTAGTTAATATGACAATAACCCAGCAAAATGGATTTGTACCAAATTTAATAATAACAAACACAAGCGAGCCAGTAGTCATAATTTTAAATTCACCTCAAGTAATTACTGGTTTCTACTTAAGACTACCAGATGGTGTTGTACAAGTAAATGCAGTTCCTGGAACTCCAAGCTATATATATTTCGTAACACCCTCCGCTCCAGGCAATTTTACCTGGAGGGATTCTGAGTATTCTGCATATAATTTCTCTTACTTTAATGGAACATTAGAGGTGATATAA